One genomic window of Methanosarcina acetivorans C2A includes the following:
- a CDS encoding ArsR/SmtB family transcription factor, whose amino-acid sequence MDPAKLLDILGNENRRKIIQLLANRPCYVSEISGRLGVGPKAIISHLSLLEQAGLIECSVDEQRRKYFNIANNMRLEVSVSPYSYTMSLQDINFDREKKGEKSAVEKKETAARDESSCFFLKLSNRLQELKARQEELVQMQKQLQVEYTELMDRCLDSIEEVARNPVECELLFELLKNEATAAVLCYNLRLHPSIITSNLMDLAERGFVEYTIKNNQQYWRICETGVENK is encoded by the coding sequence ATGGACCCAGCGAAACTACTTGACATCCTGGGGAATGAAAACCGCAGGAAGATAATTCAGCTTCTTGCAAATCGCCCCTGCTATGTCAGTGAAATTTCAGGCAGGCTGGGGGTAGGACCAAAGGCAATTATCAGTCATCTGAGCCTGTTAGAACAGGCAGGACTGATCGAGTGCAGTGTAGATGAGCAGAGGCGCAAGTACTTCAATATTGCAAATAATATGAGGCTTGAGGTGTCAGTATCACCTTATTCCTATACGATGTCTCTTCAGGACATTAATTTTGACAGGGAGAAAAAAGGGGAAAAATCTGCTGTCGAAAAAAAAGAAACTGCTGCCAGAGACGAATCCTCCTGCTTCTTCCTGAAACTGAGCAACAGGCTCCAGGAACTTAAAGCGAGACAGGAAGAACTTGTGCAGATGCAGAAACAACTACAGGTTGAATATACGGAACTGATGGACAGATGCCTGGACTCGATCGAAGAGGTTGCCAGAAACCCTGTAGAATGCGAGCTCCTGTTCGAGCTTCTGAAAAACGAGGCTACAGCAGCTGTCCTCTGTTATAACCTGCGCCTTCACCCGAGCATTATAACCTCTAACCTTATGGACCTTGCAGAAAGGGGTTTTGTTGAATACACAATTAAAAATAACCAGCAGTACTGGAGAATATGTGAGACCGGGGTTGAAAATAAATGA
- a CDS encoding CDC48 family AAA ATPase encodes MTEEMNLRVAEAYHKDVGRGIARIDTRLMQEMGLVSGDIIEISGRSKTYAIVWPNVERGQENRIRIDGNLRSNAKVGIDDRVTIQKVQAKHAQRVTLAPSQPVRLVGGAHYILRIIEGRPLNKGQQIRVETVNNPLTFVVASTRPAGPVVVTKDTEIVIKEKSIEEIKTPEGISYEDIGGLRREIQLVREMIELPMRHPELFQKLGIEPPKGVLLHGPPGTGKTMIAKAVASETDANFITISGPEIVSKYYGESEQKLREIFDEAEKDAPSIIFIDEIDSIAPKRGEVTGEMERRVVAQLLSLMDGLKSRGEVVVIAATNRPNSIDEALRRGGRFDREIEIGIPDRNGRRQILLIHTRGMPLEDEVSLGEIADVTHGFVGADLSSLCKEAAMHALRRITPEIDIEEEIPQEIIDNLVVTKEDFREALKNIEPSAMREVYVEVPHVGWDDIGGLDKAKQELIESVEWPLKYPEMFKAVNIKPPRGVLLFGPPGTGKTLLAKAVASESEANFISIKGPELLSKYVGESERAIRETFRKAKQAAPTVIFFDEIDSIAPERSSVSDTHVSERVVSQILTELDGVEELKDVIIVAATNRPDMVDPALLRPGRFDRLIYIKPPGKEGREKIFEIHTKGKPLAEDVKLSELAEMTEGYVGADIEGICREAAMLALREIVTPGTDRKSIKEKAGDVRLSKRHFERAIRRVRPTTSRETLSAYEKSAELFARYAAELEEESSEAKEEEKEIEGKEVPNFPKV; translated from the coding sequence ATGACTGAAGAAATGAATCTGAGAGTAGCTGAGGCTTATCATAAAGATGTGGGCAGAGGAATTGCAAGAATTGATACCCGTCTTATGCAGGAAATGGGTCTTGTGAGCGGAGATATTATTGAAATCTCAGGCAGATCAAAGACTTATGCAATAGTCTGGCCTAACGTCGAGCGCGGACAGGAGAACAGGATCAGAATAGACGGAAACCTGCGCAGCAATGCAAAAGTCGGAATTGATGACAGAGTTACTATCCAGAAGGTTCAGGCAAAACATGCTCAAAGGGTCACACTTGCTCCATCCCAGCCTGTCAGACTTGTGGGCGGAGCCCATTACATCCTGAGGATAATTGAGGGCAGACCTCTGAACAAAGGTCAGCAGATCAGAGTTGAAACCGTAAATAATCCCCTGACTTTCGTAGTGGCATCCACAAGGCCTGCAGGGCCGGTCGTTGTCACCAAAGACACTGAAATTGTTATCAAGGAAAAATCAATCGAAGAAATCAAGACCCCGGAAGGGATTTCGTATGAGGACATCGGGGGGCTTAGACGGGAAATCCAGCTCGTAAGGGAAATGATCGAGTTGCCAATGAGACATCCTGAACTCTTCCAGAAGCTGGGAATCGAGCCTCCCAAAGGGGTCCTGCTTCACGGGCCGCCGGGAACGGGCAAAACCATGATTGCAAAGGCAGTTGCAAGTGAAACCGACGCCAATTTCATCACAATCAGCGGCCCTGAAATCGTTTCCAAATATTACGGAGAAAGTGAACAGAAGCTCCGGGAGATCTTCGACGAAGCTGAGAAGGATGCACCTTCCATCATCTTCATAGACGAAATCGACTCCATTGCTCCCAAACGCGGTGAAGTTACCGGAGAAATGGAACGAAGGGTGGTAGCCCAGCTCCTCTCCCTGATGGACGGGCTTAAGTCCAGGGGTGAAGTCGTTGTCATAGCTGCCACAAACCGCCCGAACTCCATTGACGAAGCCCTCCGCCGCGGCGGAAGGTTTGACAGGGAAATTGAAATCGGAATTCCTGACCGGAACGGCAGGAGACAGATTCTCCTGATCCACACCAGAGGCATGCCTCTTGAAGATGAAGTAAGTCTTGGAGAAATTGCAGATGTAACCCACGGTTTTGTGGGAGCCGATCTCTCCTCTCTCTGTAAGGAAGCTGCAATGCATGCCCTCAGAAGGATCACCCCTGAAATCGATATCGAAGAAGAGATCCCACAGGAAATCATTGACAACCTGGTGGTTACGAAGGAAGACTTCAGAGAAGCCCTGAAGAATATCGAGCCTTCAGCCATGCGAGAAGTCTATGTTGAAGTTCCGCATGTGGGCTGGGACGATATCGGCGGACTTGACAAAGCAAAACAGGAACTTATCGAGTCTGTTGAATGGCCTCTCAAGTATCCCGAAATGTTCAAGGCCGTCAATATAAAGCCTCCTAGAGGTGTCCTGCTCTTCGGGCCTCCGGGTACGGGGAAGACTTTGCTTGCAAAAGCTGTTGCAAGCGAGAGTGAAGCCAACTTTATAAGTATAAAAGGCCCTGAACTTCTCAGTAAATATGTGGGTGAATCCGAACGTGCAATCAGGGAGACGTTCAGGAAAGCAAAGCAGGCTGCACCGACTGTAATTTTCTTTGATGAGATCGACTCCATTGCTCCTGAAAGGAGCTCTGTTTCCGACACTCACGTATCCGAAAGGGTGGTAAGCCAGATCCTGACAGAACTTGACGGTGTAGAGGAACTCAAGGACGTGATCATAGTTGCTGCTACAAACCGGCCGGATATGGTAGACCCTGCCCTCCTCAGACCCGGCCGTTTTGACAGGCTCATTTACATAAAGCCGCCCGGAAAAGAAGGCAGAGAGAAGATCTTTGAGATCCACACAAAAGGAAAACCCCTCGCAGAGGATGTAAAACTCTCCGAACTGGCTGAAATGACCGAAGGGTATGTGGGTGCGGATATCGAAGGCATCTGCAGGGAAGCGGCAATGCTTGCCCTCAGGGAAATAGTCACTCCAGGCACTGACCGGAAGAGCATTAAGGAAAAGGCCGGAGACGTTCGCCTTTCAAAA